Sequence from the Meleagris gallopavo isolate NT-WF06-2002-E0010 breed Aviagen turkey brand Nicholas breeding stock chromosome 15, Turkey_5.1, whole genome shotgun sequence genome:
TGATCTCGTAACATTCagggcacagagctcagcagtggCCAGCAGCACACCTCccggctgctgctctgccacagcacagcacagaagtgcttagaagcagaaaagcagaaatccaGCTTTGGGACCAAACCTCTGAATACTGCTCTACAGGGCTCCTGCCTCAGGCTCCCACTGCTGGGGTGAGTTCTGCACATGCATGCAGCTCCTGAAGACACTGAACTGTATTTCTGGTTAAAATGCACAAAACAGCTAAGAAGGCTGCTGCCAGCTCACCTTAATAGCACCTCATGCTCTGCTACTCTCTTTTAGCACAAACCATGTAGCTCCAACACCACCAAAGCAGCCCATGCTGCTCCTGGAGCCCCCAACCCCTTGCATCACAGGTCAGAAAGCAAAACCCAGAGGGGTGTTTGTTTGTGCAAACACAAACAGCAAATGCTACCCATAAAGCTGCAATCCACCCGGAGGGCTGTTACCTCTCGATGTTATTTTCATTACTTGGCATCAGCTGGGTTACAGATGGCTGCTCAGAGTTACCAGCTTCAAAAACTAGGTCAGTGGTGGCAGAGATAGGAAGAAAACATAACAATCTCAGGCTTtaccaacccaaaccatccaaATAGCAGCAGCGTAACAGAGAAGATAATTTCCCTGAGAGTCCTCATTAACCCCAGGCctggcagctgcactgctgagcGATCAGAGCAGTGCGTGGGGCAGAGGACTGGAGCATCACTACAGATGCACACTCAGTGCCTTTTACCATCACCCAGTAATTCCTACAGGAGTTAATCCTGCTGCGTAACCTTACAGCAAACACAGTCAGTAGCTCTCCAGCATTTCCTAAGACGTACTTAATTTTTTGTTAGCAGGTTATAGACAAAAGGCAACACAAGGCACTACCACTGCTCTAATTCATACAGATGTGCCCCATATCAAAGACCAACACCCCTACGTTCCTCCAGTCCCCAGTTTTATACAAAACATTCTGCAGCCAAAGCCACTCAGAGAGGCTTCTCCTGCCTTTGCTCCCATGGGGATGGTTTCCCAATCCCAGCAGTACAGGCAGTTTCAGCACACAGGGCTTCCAGCTGCAGTGTGGAGCAGAAGCAAACAGCTGAGTGCCCAGGAAAAGCAAGCACCAATGCCAGCAGTTACCTGAAACGTTGGTATTGCTGCCAAAGGCTTTGCGTTGTGAAAGCACAACCATGCTTACAGCAACAGAAACCTCCACTGCAGGTTTTGACCGGGTCAGGTTATGGGATTTGTTCCCAGAAAATATGTAACTGTGGGTCTTTAGGTCAGAACAATCAAATCATATTTGAAGGCCtgattagaaaaataaaacaatgtttAGCTGAACAAGTTTCCCAACTGAAAGCACCTTGTAAGCGTGTTTAAGTGCTAAAACTTCAGTGCCTAAGCCATTTGAACCTGCAGAAGAATTCCGGGGGAACACCAAACATTGTATCACCCAGAACAGTGACGGTTTAGTGTCTTAATAAAAGGGCTTCAGTAGCCTGGATAGGCATACAATGGGCTCAATGCCACTGTTTAACACTGTTTCTTAAACGAAGTGAACTTCATTGGGTACAGCTCATGCACTGCCAGAGAGCCCTGGGCCACAGCCTGGAAACTGCTCCAGTCACTGCAGTGCAAACTGTACCAATGGAAATAGCAGGCAGGCATGAAGGcaccttgctgctgctgggggctggATTGAAGAAGATAGCTTTTAGCATCCCCTAAAGTAACATACATCCAGTTTTCCATTACATTTATGACctcttcctaacatctaagcctcattttaatgaaatcatACTAAACACAGTATACATCTATTGAATAATCTGTATGTTTTACCTTTCTGTTTTACCTTTTAACCCAGCACATCCCATGCAAATACCTCAATAGCTTTATTTGTACAGAGAAGCAATGGATAAGGGAGGTCTTGCACAACTAAAGGTACTGGGAGAAGAGGACAGAACCTCCAGAGCCACATCGGACCTTTCCCCACCATAGCTGCAGCTTGTGCAACTCCAGCAGATCCCACACTGCAGTCACTCCcaggtgtgctgctgctggaaggggagATACCATCCTCACCCCTCCTGTTCCCATGTCCTCTGTGCCATCCCCAGCACCAGCCCAtcccccccagcagcagctctggtgtGCACTGGGTTCTGCACTGGGCTGAATTGGTTTGCTCGTTTAACAGAAGCTGCTCAGGAACTGATTTGGAATTGTTGTTGGTTTATTGAGCTGGATCAGCTCAGGGTGGCACAAATGTCAGTCAGTGCAAGCAGGGAGCAAAGACAAGTGCACTACCCACCCTGAGacaactgcagcagcagcagcactgctgagctccCTTCTGCACCACAGCAGTCTGGTGCTGAGCAGTCCAAGCGCTGCAGCCCTTCCTCTCCTCTGTGGCCACGTGTGCTATCAGCAGAGGGCGGACCCTCCCTGTGGGTACCAAAGGTACCAACCTGTGCCCAGCACAGGCaaccacagccctgctgcacgcCCACCTCGGCTCTGGTGCTGTAAAACCCTGAGCTCCACAGACCGGCCAAGCTGAAGGGTGTTCAAACAGCAGTGGGACATTTCTGTCCAACAAAAGTATCGCTGCTCACAAGTTCTacgctttcttttttttccacaggtaATTATTGAGCCAGAATGTAAACAAAGCTTGTCACTGCATTTAAAGGAACACTCAGGGATCACAcagtggcagcacagaggagcagcGCAGGATGCTGCTCCACCACTTCCCAGGCAACCGAGGCCCATTTGTTTCTCTCTCAGGCACAGCAGAATACGAGAGAAGTAAACAGAGAAGGACAGCAGGGTTCCCCTGGGACAGGGTCCCGTGTGAGCagctccccagctgctgcctgttcTGTGGTCAGGACAGGATCCTCCCCTGCActtagagaaatgaagaaatgaggGGCTGGGGGACAGCAGTACGGTCGCAGGGCAGATGCAGGCACCCTGCTTTCCCTCACAACACTTTAAAACAATGGTGTCTTTGTTATGGGAAGgctaaataaataatgcagccATCAGATGACATAAAGAAAAGGAGCAATACCCGACTGAGTTCCAAATACAGGCTGGTGCAGCTCTGCCACCATTGCAGGTAAATAAACAGCAGTGCGAGCTGGCAGCTTGCTGCTCTTTAAGGCAAAAAGTGTCCAGTGTTGATAGGGAGACACGACATGAAGATCCTTGGGTATTAAGTACAGTTCAGCTCTGGATGACAACTGGTaacatgtatttcttttccatatgCTTTCATTTACTGCACTGGAGCCGATGAGCACATGAACCCAGCAGGAGTGAAACCAATGGCTCTTGAACGCAGCTTTTGAAGAAAATCCATCCATTATGCAAGGCAGCTCGAGCACATTTCAAGAAGTAAAAGGGCTATTATTCTAACAACCAAACTCAAAAAGAATATCAGAGGTCTCCAAACAGACGTCACATCACATCACTAGAGAAGTGACACAGAGCTTTGCATGCAGGCCATCCACAGCTCCCAGGGCCATCCCTGGAATTCCCCTTGGAAGCACAGCACCACCCCCAGCTGCTGACAACACAGCAGCCCTCAGCTGTGCTCCATCTCTGTGCCACCACCATCATGTGTGGGTGGAGCGAAGGGCTCTGCACACACAGGGAAGAGGAGAAGCAGTGCTAAGTGGAACACAGCAGAATAGGAGAGCACTGAGAACAGAGCGGCAGGCCagggaaacagcagaaaaggcCATCACAGCAAGGAAGCTTAGAAGAGGTGTGAGCAgaggcaaaaataaatcaacagaaGTGCTGTTCTGGAAGAGAATGGAGAGGAAGGCAAAGATCATAAGGAAACTAGAAGAGCCAAACTTGGCTGGGCAAAGAGATCAGCACTTGCAACTAAGAAAGTGACCATATCTCTTGCTGACAAGTCCATAGTTTTTAATAGTCATGGTGACTTACAGTTGCTTGTTTACACTGATTATTTACAGTTGCTTGTTTACACTGATTATTTACATTCATTCACTTTACATTTATCCTGCACTTCATTCTCTGCATGAAGAGTCTCAAAGCTCAAGCGCTGCACACCCTGACAGTGAGTACAGGCACTGCCATCATCTGCACATCAAAAAGTCACAAATAGCTCACTCTCAAACACGAAGCCtacacccacacacacacacagaacagaaaatgtaaatcCTGTATCACTTCTGGTAACGCACAGAACTGGATTTAGGTGTAATTTTCTCATTACCCAACCCCCACTCTGGCTCGGAGTGCACAGTACAGCCAGGGGAACCTGAGGTTAccagatcaggacacccccaGGAGTGATGGAACCAACTTCACCCCCAGCTCAGCCCATTCATTCTGACACCCCACAGCATCCAGTGCCCGAACCCTCAGCCTCTCTAAGCCACAGAATCATCACTCTCCCGATAGCAAAGAATCTTCCAAGAAATGTTCCTGTCATgtcatgaaatatttaaatatttttgttcacttGTGAAAGTGTACAAAATTAACATTAAGTTCCAGATGAGCATTAAGCTCAGGTGGATCTTCGGATCTGCCACACACCTGTAGAAATGGTGAGCTGATGTCACAAGAGCAGATGATGAAGAGGAAGGTGACAGAAACTGGAATGTGTTTAAGGACTGAGCTAAATGTATGAGACTTGGCACCATTTTTCTAACCAGTCTTTCCTTTGCAAAtaacttttaaagaaattaaaacttgATTTTAATAACTAAGGTTAGGAAAACACCACAAACAAAAAGGAACTAACTacaatttgctcttttttcccctcctcgTTGCTTTTAGCTGTCTGTATGAAAATTATCCATGCCTGTAATTATGTTTAAAGAACATTTGCAGAACTCCTACTCCATTTGTGTCCGCCCCacccctcccagccccattccCACCCGCTCAGCTCTGCCAGGTCCTGGGGCAGTCAGTGGCAGAGCCCACAGTGCCCACCAGGAGCCCACAGAGGCAGTCGGGCTCAGCATCTGAAGGCATGGGCTGGAGGCAGCCGGGTCATTTATCCCTTGGGATGAGGCCAGAGTCAGCCCAGCCATGGCTGGGAGCTCCTGGAGATTCCAGCAGGATAAGGACAATCCTTAGACATTTAAGGTGTGCATTTTTTGGAGATTATTAATTGGCCAGACTTGGGAGGCTCTTCAGAGCTAAGAACAAAGTGCACCCCTAATGCAAAtccatgcaaaacaaaaattagtTCCCTTCTCCAAATGCAGCTGTTCAGCGACAGCTCAGAGCTACTGAAAATAGGGAAGACAGCATTTTATCCTCTAAGATCATTGTTAGGGACACGGGGTTTGTTCTGCTCACGTTGTCCCGAAAACTCAGACCGAGCAAACAGCCAGAGAGCAAATTATCAGCTGAAACAAACTCCAGCAAAGTCAGAACAAGGCAGCAAGCGAGTTCAACTCCAAAGCTGACTTTGCTGTTCAAAGCTGAACAGGAGGGTTCAACTCCGAAACACAGaggtggcacagcagcagggcagcactgccacaTCCCCAGCCCTGCGTGTGCTCAGACTCGCAGCTCAGCACCAAACACAGCAGACAAGAGGCAGCATCAGAGCACACAAAACCTCCCAGGTGGATTCATAAGAAAATCATTTGCATTTGCTCTCATCACACAAATCACTGGAAAGTCTCCTGGGattttctccccctcccctgCAAACACCTCTCCTTCCCAGCCACACCTCTACCCGATTTGTTCGCCttggatttctgtttttcagctgtACGCTCAGGTCGGTTCACAAGTTTTAACTGTAACGTTTTCCCACAGACTTTCACTCTGAAGCACGCACTGCTGCGAGATACTTCATAAACACAACACTTCCGAACATCGTACAGCACAGCGCTCAGGAGTTCAGCACGGAATTGCTCAGctcacagcagtgcagtgcagtcgCTCTGCTCCGTCCCGGCGCTCAGGAGACCTTTGCTGCTCAAAGGAGACCCGCAACGACCGGCCCGGGATGTCTGCAGGAATTAGCGATGCAGCTCAGACCGTGACCACGAAGATTTGAAAGCCTCCTGCTGAGGACGGCACAAGTAAGCCACGTTGATGCACAGCAGAGCCGCCTTAGCCATGTAACGCCGCTTATTCTAATCTACGAAAGAGCTCTTTTCGCCGCGGAGATAACATCACATGAGATACAATCATCTTTAAGACCATTTTTAGCAGCCGACAGGACAGCGTACCTTTAGCGTTGCACAGATGAGAGCCGCTCTCCAGCTGGGACCGCTTCAGGCAGGAATCAGCGCCCCGCAGCAGTCCAGTAATCCGCGCTACTTCCGAACTTCCCCAAGCACCTCAGGGCTCACCGGCCTCCAGTCGCTGCATAAGCGatccttccccctcctcccttcccaaatcCATCTACCTCCGTCAGTCCCAAATCGCTCTCAGATGGGTAACCCGCTCTCAGCAGTCGGACCCGAGCAGCGCAGCTGACGGAGCGGAGCCGGAGCGGATCCCGCTCAGCCCAGCGCCCGCAGCGCTGCGAGCGCCCGGCCCCGGGGAGGCACGGAGGTGGGGTCAGGGGAGGCAGCTGGGAGCGGGAGCTGCTGGGCCGAAAGGAGGAGAACctcccacacacacacatacgtACGTACACGGACATACGGACACGGGGAAAGAGCGGAGCGGCCGCCTCGAAGCCGTGGGAACGGGCAGCGCTGGGCAGAATGACGGCGTGGGTTCCCAGCTGCCCCGACGGGCTGCCTTACCGTTCAGAGCTTTTCTCGCTGAGGGTCACACAAGGACACGCACGGCAGCCCAACAAAACCAACAATTTCCTACCTTACAGCCACGACTCGGTCCTGGGGAATACCGGCTGGAATTGCTATTTTATTGGAAAACgatttaaaaaatctgaaaaacctCACATGTGGGTACTGTTATTTACCTGGCCCATCTGCTGCCCCAGGccaggtgacagcagcaggatCACTGCTGTCTGGTGATGCTTGTAAGGAACGCCAAGCATCAGCCCCCATCTCCTGGCTTGTCAGAGTTTATTTGGGTTTTTATCCTTCCCATTTCtatagaaaaagtaaaatagaaaggGAGAAGCAAACCTATTTCAGTGTTTATTAAGAgtgctttggtttgtttttaatgactgACCAGCACACTCTAAGCCAAAAAGTGCGCCTGATGACAGCACTGCATGGTATCACACTAACAGCAGCCTCCCAACCAGCACAGCAAagccagcacctcacctcctACCTTCTTCTGGAACAAAGGGCACAGCCTGAGCTGCCTCACAGCCCTGGATGGATTGAGCAGCAGGGGAATGAGCTCTCgtcattcttttttaatgaatatcTGGTTACAACGAGGAGAGACCCAGCAGCTTCTGTGCAGTATTTGCTGAGCGGGTGAGGCTGAGTGCCGTGCTTGAACACTGCAAATCAACATTTATCACCTACCATCACATGGCTGATGGGAAGCAACGCGTGCACGAGTAGTAAACCAAGATTTCAGTACAGAAGAGCTGTAAGTGAGCACTCCACAAGCACGTACCTTCACTGCAGCAAAACTGACAAAGCCAAGCAGCCCCAACGGCCCACGAGCAGAGGAGGGCCGGCTCCATTCCAGGGACCGAAGGAGGGCTGCCCTGTGCCAGGAGGTTGTTTTCACTAAGGGTGAAGTACAGCTTTTCTCACACCACTGCCTATTCAGTCACCGAACTCGTGTACTAAATGAACCAACTGACAACCCTGCCAAGAACAGTTATTAATTCCAGTGGTACAAAGTGCCCACAGGGTCTCTCCTCAATGCTGTGCTACACGCTCAGCCTCCAGCGCTGCTGGCAGTGCATccaaaggagcagcagagcactTCTGCAGCATGCCCTGCTCCTGGCATGGAGAAGTGCAGCTCATCACAGCACCGCACGCAGCAAGCTTTACACTCAGAGCAGGACAGCAGGCACTGAGCTCAGAGATACAGTGTGCATGTAGTTAGCTATGGGTCCGCAGCATTATTAAGGGACCTCACAGAGAGCACCTGGTGCTTCTTGTATTTCACAGTGCTCTGAATCAGCTCAGCAAGCCCAAGTGAAGCACTCTGTTGGGGCAGAACCAGCTACATCTGCAATCAATGCTTTTGCTCTCTTGTGGAAACGTACAAATGTCATTAACTAACTACAGGGCAAAGCCACAAGTCTTCTCTGCTTTATCAAAATTCAAAgactgctgtttgtttgtgaTAGTACAAATGAGGTACttggtgaagaaaaaagaagagatgttGGAGAGCAGCTTAAATAGTCATGGAATGGCAGAAACCATCGTCATGTTTGTCTGACACTGACACAGAGAGGGAATGGTTTACAAGCACAAGAGAGCAGCAGATCAGCTCATCACGTGTCACTGaaggatgtatttttaaaatgaaccaAAGTACCAACCTCATCCAAAGCTGTGTTGCACAGATCTGATGGTATCCCATGGTACCTTCCATCACAGTCAAAACAGCTTTAAGAGATCTAAGAAGAAAAGGTTACGTTGTTTCACATTAGAGATTGTTATCTGAATTAACCTTCCACTCAAAGGAAGGAATTCTGTAAGTTAATTAGGCATTCTCTGAACGAGCACTCCTTACTTAAAAGCCCTAAGATGTGAAAGCCAGATTACAGGCGGCACTTCCCTAGATTACCGATAGCACAGCTCTAATTAAAAACACCTGGCACGAAAACATTTGCCTACACATTTTCcttattaaataaacaaaaatccatCCCTTTCATTACATCCTGTAAGAAGAGTTTCTAAACACTCCAAGCACTCAGTGCTTCTCCAGATGGAGTCTTCGGGAGCATCTTAGACACGTTTAGCAATGATAACCGGCGTCGTTGCTGCACTTTCTTCAATAGCTAACCCACAAACACCGGAGCGCCCGCAGCCCGCGCTCACACCGCCGGCCCGGCGGCATCACTTCGCCTCCCGGCTCCCCCTGCCGGCTGACCCGCGAACAGCCGcgcactgcagctcagcaggcGGAAGTTTCACCCTGAGAAGCGGGGTTTGGTGCTGAGATGCTTCCACGTGCGAAGACTCAGCCCGGCCGCACGCACACACGTGGGTTCCACAGCCAGCTGCGGAGCTTTGCCTTTGGTTTCTAATCACAAAGAAATCGCACACAGCTGAAACGTATATAAGGGCTCGTGCTCGCATGCTCTTTTTCTCTCGAATGTTTTGGGGGAGGCGTTGTTAGGCTGCAGCTCCGAAGAGCATGGCGGGTACCTGGAGGATCTGCGTTTGTTTCTATTGCTGCATTCAGTGGCTTTCTTCTAGCATCCAGTGCTCCCCCCGCTCCAGGGATCGCGCAGCACCTGACAAACTCTCCGGGCTCCTGGAAGCTCCTGAGCTCAGCGAGCTCCACCCGCTGCTGCGGCTGCCCCAGGGTGCGAGCCGAGGCTGTGCCCTCCTGCCCCCCCTGCTCAAAGTGCTGTCCGACCAGGGACGTCAGAGCTGGGAAAGCGGGACCCCCAGGCTCCAGCCGGACTCCCGAGCCCTGCGGTACATGAAGAGGCTGTATAAGATGTATGCCACCAAGGAGGGAATCCCGAAGGCCCACAAGAGCCACCTCTATAACACCGTTCGACTTTTCACCCCGTGTTCCGAGTGCCAGCACCGCCACAGGGATCTGATTACAGGTAGGTGTGGAGCTACCCGAGCTGCCCAGCTCAGACTGCTGTAGGCGTTTTGGTTTTAAATAGTCAATCTCGTGCTATGTATCCTAAATACAGCAACAGTTAAAGCAGTGGTCTGAATCTGAACCAATTTCTGAAAGCGAATTTTAAGGCTGCTGTTTAAACTTGTAACTTTAGATGAAAAATCATTAACATAAACCGTATTGTAAGTTCATTAAATCCATAGAGCCCTCATCTGACTCTTAATCCTTTGCGCTCTGTGAGTTTGGAGATCACTTAATGCACTTGTGTGGTCACAAAGAACAATTTCTAACTCAGAGGAaaagaggcagtgctgagcagtgaGAGAAGCAGTGTGCTGAGCATTCAGCTCCACACCTGGAGAGAGGGCCAGCCAGTCTCAGAATTGAGATGGAAATACAAATAACATCATGGGAGATGACAAGAACAGTGTATCCTACAGTAGGGATGAATGAGACAGAAATATGCATTCAATATAGCTTGGAAGCTGTCCTTTCTGCTTcacaagagaaaagcaaactgaCAAAATCgactttctgctttgtgttagaCAGAGACACTGGCAGCTGTTGGTCAGGAATATGCGAGCAGGAAGAATAACTGCAGTTAATGTTAAAAACTTGAAGTTTTAAAGGGAGCCTGGCAGCACACCCTTTAAAACTTatactatttcattttattgttttctgtacAATTCAAAGTGTCTGGTTCCTCTTCCCCCTTCCCAGAACTGAAAGGACAACTGCCAGCTTTGTGTGCTGCTCCTTAACTGCGTGCTAATGCCTCTTAAAAGCCTTGGGCGGCTTTGGTTTTGTTGATAACTTTTGGTTCTGACCTAAGTAGACGTTCCATATAACAAAAATACGGGCATCTAAAttggtttcttctgctgcttaaCAATTTCTGATTATCAACTGCGCCATAGCATTTATGTACAGGTGACAAATCAAGATGCACTAACTGTGCAAGATCTGTTTCCCTTCTCAGGAGACCTTCACTCGGTGGATTTGCTCTTCAACCTGGATCGTGTTACTGCTCTCGAGCACTTACTCAAGTCTGTCTTGCTCTACTCATTTGACACCTCAGTTCCCACTTCTTCCTTTATGTGCACGTGCCATTTGTCTGTTAAGGAGCATGATTTTTCTAGCCAAGTATGTCCCAGCGTTTCGCACTCCGTAGCTTTTAGCCTGCACTTTGAAGTTAGAAAGCGCAAGTGGGTTGAGATCGATGTGACTTCTTTTCTGCAGCCTCTCATTGCTGCTAACAGGAGGAATATTCACATGGCTGTGAACTTCACTTGTCTTTTGGGTAACCCACAACATAACGCTAAACAGGATAATCTCATTAATATGGCTCTGGTCCccccttctcttcttctttacCTAAATGATACCAGCGAGCAAGCTTATCACAGGTGGAACTCACTCaggcacagaaggaaaagcccGGTGCGGCCCAAGCAAAGGAACAGTCTGTTCGCTGATGTGACGGGTGGCCAAGGAAGAGAGAACACGCAGGGTAAAAGGGCATCTCGGCATCGAAGGGAAGAGAATCTGAAGGAAGCTCCAGCAACTCCGCCTCAAAATTTGAGTGAATATTTCAAACAATTTCTGTTTCCTCAAAACGAGTGTGAGCTTCACAGCTTCCGTTTAAGCTTTAGCCAACTAAAATGGGACAAATGGATAATAGCACCGCATCGATACAGCCCTCAGTACTGCAAGGGTGACTGTCCCAGGGTGGTTCGGCACCGCTACGGCTCTCCTGTACATACAATGGTGCAGAACATAATATATGAGAAATTGGACTCCTCTGTTCCCAGGCCCTCCTGTGTTCCTGCTGAATACAGCCCTCTGAGCGTCCTGACAATAGAGCCTGATGGCTCCATAGTCTACAAAGAATACGAGGACATGATAGCTACTAAGTGCACTTGTCGGTAGTGGGTGTATCCTAAGCTGCTTTACACTTAGTTTGGGTGTTTTGCATTCTCAGAATATTTGTAGCATTTGTGTAATTCTAACACCTCTTTCAAACTGAATAGGATTTCGCATGGGATAAGAGGGTGTTTATATAATAGCACTATTTTTGTAGCCACTCAGTCTTTCTAGAAcgtgaaaataaatgtaaatatctttttattgGAATAATATTGCATTTGAACAGAAGTGGTTTCAACTACCAGATGCCTATTTTAAGCTATTTTGTTACagatttaataataaataaaatgaatgcttATCACTCATATCACTTAAATTCAGTGTCTGATGGTCTTCCTCTATATAAAGAAATCCTTTGTAATGATGCTTCTGCTATGCTTCTagggaaagaggaaaggctaatgttaaaattactttctcagtatttcattctttttcctttccaaatttCCAATTCCCCCAGCGCTTTTCTTGTAGGAATGTTGCAGAAAATGCTTATTGCAGGCTGAGAACTCAAGTTAAGGGAGATTTGGCTGCAGCTCACACAAAGGACTGCTTTCGTAGGgattttttaatagaagaatgcagtgctgttttgtgtgcgtttttttttttttaatagctaagaatagcttttaaaacaatttgtGAATGTATTGTTGCATAAACTCCTCCATTCCCTACCAATCCCTAACATTAGATCATGACTCTCACAGTTCCACGTTGCTTGGTCTGGGGGGAGGCACTGAACCCGAAGGGGCTGCGCGTGGCTCCCAGCAcgctggcagggcagcaggagtGCTTCAGTGCCTCTGCGTGAGCCTGAAGGCGGTGTGGAGCTGCGGCGCTGCCTGGTACAACACAGCCTCTACTGATTGCGTTAGCCTGGGGCTGCTACGCTACAACTAGTGCTTACTTTGGCTCGGTGTGAGGGTACATCTTACCAAGAGCTCAAGGCAAAATAGCTCCATGTCAAACAAGCTCCTGCCCCAGGTCAGCGCAGTATTTGATTGggttggaaaagaaaagggTTCCTTGCCTAAGAAGTGTCACTCCCACCAGTCCATTTCAAATGGTGGGAATTCAGCTCTGCcaaacatttgtttatttaaagtgCTCTCCTTTCAAATTATCTCTGTGGTTCTTCTCTCAGTGATAAATTCTGGCAACATCCTTTCGTGACTTTTTCTCACAGCATTTTTGTGGGGATTGAAGAGATCGGGTACACTACAGCTGATTCAGCAGAAATAAGTATGGAGGTGTAAAACAAAGTTATTGGGTCTTCAGCACGAGCGTGAAAGAGCTAATTCAAGAGAAAGCATTCAGGCTATGGAAGCTGTAAAATACAGTCACAGAAACGCATGACCTCGTATCAGAAATCTGCAATGGATTACAGGGCTCATTCCGCGCGGTCTGACAGCACAGCCGGCCCTCTGTACAGCGGTACAACAGCGCGGATCTCGGCTGAGGAGG
This genomic interval carries:
- the GDF9 gene encoding growth/differentiation factor 9, with amino-acid sequence MAGTWRICVCFYCCIQWLSSSIQCSPRSRDRAAPDKLSGLLEAPELSELHPLLRLPQGASRGCALLPPLLKVLSDQGRQSWESGTPRLQPDSRALRYMKRLYKMYATKEGIPKAHKSHLYNTVRLFTPCSECQHRHRDLITGDLHSVDLLFNLDRVTALEHLLKSVLLYSFDTSVPTSSFMCTCHLSVKEHDFSSQVCPSVSHSVAFSLHFEVRKRKWVEIDVTSFLQPLIAANRRNIHMAVNFTCLLGNPQHNAKQDNLINMALVPPSLLLYLNDTSEQAYHRWNSLRHRRKSPVRPKQRNSLFADVTGGQGRENTQGKRASRHRREENLKEAPATPPQNLSEYFKQFLFPQNECELHSFRLSFSQLKWDKWIIAPHRYSPQYCKGDCPRVVRHRYGSPVHTMVQNIIYEKLDSSVPRPSCVPAEYSPLSVLTIEPDGSIVYKEYEDMIATKCTCR